One window of the Colletotrichum destructivum chromosome 4, complete sequence genome contains the following:
- a CDS encoding Putative small EDRK-rich factor-like protein: MTRGNQRDKAREAAQKKAAAQKKGNSMSGTEMQRAKETAAEIMRQKQAAGDRGQEECRGSGRLQEEVKQRCRGGGGGGGEYWKGPVVVYHSRRIVPFDLPAPPVSGRRAAADSFRCSGTLIHAAPSVRLLFHHAASGHLRREGDG; encoded by the exons ATGACCCGCGGCAACCAGCGTGACAAGGCCCGTGAGGCGGCTCAGAAGAAGGCTGCTGCTCAG AAGAAGGGAAACTCGATGAGCGGCACCGAGATGCAGCGCGCCAAggagaccgccgccgagatcatgCGGCAGAAGCAGGCTGCCGGTGA CCGAGGCCAGGAAGAATGCAGAGGGAGCGGGAGgctccaagaagaagtaaAGCAGCGTTgtagaggaggaggaggaggaggaggagagtACTGGAAGGGGCCGGTGGTAGTCTATCATTCCCGACGTATCGTACCTTTTGATCTCCCCGCCCCTCCGGTTTCCGGTCGCCGTGCGGCGGCGGATTCTTTCCGTTGCTCCGGGACGTTGATCCACGCTGCCCCTTCCGTCCGGCTCCTGTTTCATCACGCCGCCTCTGGCCACCTCCGCagggagggagatgggtGA